The following are encoded in a window of Corynebacterium marinum DSM 44953 genomic DNA:
- the era gene encoding GTPase Era: MSSFTDTPEGFRSGFVSFVGRPNTGKSTLTNALVGEKIAITANQPETTRHPIRGIVHRADAQIIVVDTPGLHKPRTLLGERLNEIVKDTYADVDLIGFTVPADEKIGPGDRWILENVRKVVPNTPILGIVTKLDKVSKDQVGAQLMALHELLGGDAEVVPVSAEEGTQVDVLIDVMASLLPEGPKFYPDDHVTDDDNNTRISELIREAALEGLKDELPHSVAVEVDEILPSGDRPDCLDVHAIIYVEREGQKSIIRGKDGRRLGRIIHNSRQEIIKLMGRNVYLDLRIKVLKDWQSDPKSLGRLGF; encoded by the coding sequence ATCAGCAGTTTCACGGACACCCCGGAGGGCTTCCGCTCCGGCTTCGTCAGCTTTGTCGGCCGCCCGAACACGGGTAAGTCGACGCTCACCAATGCGCTGGTGGGCGAGAAGATCGCGATCACGGCGAACCAGCCGGAGACCACCCGTCACCCGATCCGCGGCATTGTGCACCGCGCGGATGCGCAGATCATCGTGGTGGACACGCCCGGTCTGCATAAGCCGCGGACGCTGCTGGGCGAGCGGCTCAACGAGATCGTCAAGGACACCTACGCGGATGTGGACCTCATCGGTTTCACTGTCCCGGCGGACGAGAAGATCGGGCCGGGCGACCGGTGGATCCTGGAGAACGTGCGCAAGGTGGTGCCGAACACGCCGATCCTGGGCATCGTGACCAAGCTGGACAAGGTGTCCAAGGACCAGGTCGGGGCGCAGCTGATGGCCCTGCATGAGCTGCTGGGCGGCGATGCTGAGGTGGTTCCGGTGTCCGCGGAGGAGGGGACGCAGGTCGACGTGCTCATCGACGTCATGGCGTCTCTGCTGCCCGAGGGCCCGAAGTTCTACCCGGACGACCATGTGACGGACGACGACAACAACACCCGTATCTCGGAGCTGATCCGCGAGGCCGCGCTCGAGGGCCTGAAGGATGAGCTGCCGCACTCGGTGGCCGTCGAGGTCGACGAGATCCTGCCCAGCGGGGATCGGCCGGACTGCCTGGACGTCCACGCGATCATCTACGTGGAGCGCGAGGGGCAGAAGTCGATCATCAGGGGCAAGGACGGACGCCGTCTGGGCCGGATCATCCACAATTCCCGCCAGGAGATCATCAAACTGATGGGGCGCAACGTGTACCTGGATCTGCGCATCAAGGTGCTCAAGGACTGGCAGTCGGACCCGAAGTCCCTGGGCCGGTTGGGCTTCTAG
- the pdxY gene encoding pyridoxal kinase PdxY encodes MNILSIQSSVAYGHVGNSAAVFPLQRLGHEVWPVYTVNYSNHTGYGAWRGPMIPAADVAEVIKGIEERGALSRVDAVLSGYQGGSDIADVIIDAVARVKAANPNAVYACDPVMGNAKSGCHVGDSIPPLLRDRVVPVSDIITPNQFELGFLTGRDASDLASTLDAVDAARDMGPSTVLVTSLERPEREEGTIEMLAVNDSGAWLVKTPYLPFKRNGSGDVTAALFTGHYVSTGDAADALARTASSVFDLVENTYQADSRELLLVESQDAYANPRMQFAVEQVR; translated from the coding sequence GTGAACATCCTCTCCATTCAGTCCTCCGTGGCCTACGGCCATGTCGGCAACTCCGCCGCCGTCTTCCCGCTCCAGCGCCTGGGCCACGAGGTGTGGCCGGTGTACACCGTCAACTACTCCAACCACACCGGCTACGGCGCCTGGCGCGGCCCGATGATCCCGGCAGCGGACGTCGCCGAGGTCATCAAAGGCATTGAGGAACGCGGCGCCCTCTCGCGCGTCGACGCCGTCCTCTCCGGCTACCAGGGCGGCTCCGACATCGCCGACGTGATCATCGACGCCGTCGCCCGCGTCAAGGCCGCCAACCCCAACGCCGTGTACGCCTGCGACCCGGTCATGGGCAACGCGAAGTCCGGCTGCCACGTCGGGGACTCCATCCCGCCGCTGCTGCGCGACCGCGTCGTGCCCGTGTCCGACATCATCACCCCCAACCAGTTCGAGCTGGGCTTCCTCACCGGCCGCGACGCCTCCGACCTCGCCTCCACCCTCGACGCCGTCGACGCCGCCCGCGACATGGGGCCCTCCACCGTCCTGGTCACCTCCCTCGAGCGCCCCGAGCGTGAGGAGGGCACCATCGAGATGCTCGCCGTCAACGACTCCGGCGCCTGGCTGGTGAAGACCCCCTACCTGCCCTTCAAGCGCAACGGCTCCGGCGACGTCACCGCCGCCCTGTTCACCGGCCACTACGTCTCCACCGGTGACGCCGCCGACGCCCTGGCCCGCACCGCCTCCTCCGTCTTCGACCTCGTGGAGAACACCTACCAGGCCGACTCCCGCGAGCTGCTGCTCGTGGAATCCCAGGACGCCTACGCCAACCCGCGCATGCAGTTCGCGGTGGAGCAGGTGCGGTAG